The Pan paniscus chromosome 12, NHGRI_mPanPan1-v2.0_pri, whole genome shotgun sequence genome window below encodes:
- the NCK2 gene encoding cytoplasmic protein NCK2 isoform X2 yields the protein MTEEVIVIAKWDYTAQQDQELDIKKNERLWLLDDSKTWWRVRNAANRTGYVPSNYVERKNSLKKGSLVKNLKDTLAQRLLRVP from the coding sequence ATGACAGAAGAAGTTATTGTGATAGCCAAGTGGGACTACACCGCCCAGCAGGACCAGGAGCTGGACATCAAGAAGAACGAGCGGCTGTGGTTGCTGGACGACTCcaagacgtggtggcgggtgagGAACGCGGCCAACAGGACGGGCTATGTGCCGTCCAACTACGTGGAGCGGAAGAACAGCCTGAAGAAGGGCTCCCTCGTGAAGAACCTGAAGGACACACTAG